The genome window GTGGTAGTGCCCTTCGAGCCCGACGTGGTCGGTGGAGTGGAAGTGGAGAAGGAAGAGTTCTTGACCGAAGACGGATGCAGCTAGCGCGCCGACGAGCCCCGAGAGGGTCTCCGAAGCGGAGACGTCGACCGCAATGGCGACCGCGGAGTAGATGACAACGTGGAGGAACATGGTGGCGTGCTCGAAGTCAACGGGATTGAAAGAGAGGGTAAGGAGATCCGAGCCAAGTAGTTGTAGGACGGCGGCGAGTATGGAGAAGGAGACGAGGAGGTAGAGCTCCAAATGGTGGAGGATGGAGATGGGTGATGGAAAAGGAAACCATGTTGAGGAGGAGAAGTTGGAGGGTCCTTTGAGCTTGTAGGATCGGATGGTACTGTGTGTGTGCCATAGGCCTAAGAAGGTGAATGCCAGGCCGGGGACGAAGTGTCCAACGAAGGTGCCCATGGAGCTGATCACTTGTGCAACTCTCTAGCTAGAGATCCTTCCACCTTATAATAGATCAGCCGACATGGCTATTAAGTTCTTTGATTTCTCTTAAGATGATAATTTGCGAGGAGCGGAATGGACTGTAGGTAGTGCTCGAACATTATCTTTGTCGAGTGGAGGTGGAAGCTTTGTGGCCATCAACTCCAGTTGAGGTTGAAGCTTTTTCCTTTCCATGAACAGCAAATATCAGGTGCATTTTTATCGTGATCTTTCTTTAGAGTCCAATAGACGGCCACTTGCAATCAAAGGTGAAGAATGCCATCTTGCGAGTAGCAAAGGGTGAAGTAAAGTTTCAATAGTACCATTCGGAGAAAGAAGGCCAAACCACATCCTAAAAGTGAGAGTCTATCACTCTTCAGATTCCATTAGTTGAGAGATAGATCACCGGTGAATAAGACAGGGAAACTAAGGGCGCCATTAACCTTTCGACGTGGGAAATTACATCATTCCCTAATAGGATACAGGAATGTGCTTATCCACTCGGATTACCAATTCAGCCTAGTGCTTCGACAGGCCGGCTTTCGTCAATGTTGTGCTCGCTTGCTGAAAGAGGCTCATCCGTCTTTTTATCCTGATAGCATCACCCATCagccttccttttccttttt of Musa acuminata AAA Group cultivar baxijiao chromosome BXJ1-7, Cavendish_Baxijiao_AAA, whole genome shotgun sequence contains these proteins:
- the LOC103991483 gene encoding uncharacterized protein LOC103991483; amino-acid sequence: MGTFVGHFVPGLAFTFLGLWHTHSTIRSYKLKGPSNFSSSTWFPFPSPISILHHLELYLLVSFSILAAVLQLLGSDLLTLSFNPVDFEHATMFLHVVIYSAVAIAVDVSASETLSGLVGALAASVFGQELFLLHFHSTDHVGLEGHYHWLLQVIVAVSLLATIVTTGAPNSFVAAVLRSVSVLFQGVWFIVMGFALWVPSLAPKGCHAVGSGSTAHRQGAIACGTEEAGARAVALANLQYSWTLAGISILTAYLCLKPNIKCMEYRRLQSRGLDNSPTSGDPSEGLKQVHASV